From bacterium, one genomic window encodes:
- a CDS encoding protein kinase, translating into FYMSPEQALGHAHQVDARSDIYSIGATFYELFTGHQPFEGQVVEVFIKVIEEEPASARKLNPVIPEVLNTILMKCLEKERSHRYESARALSEDLGRFLDGEPILGTPVTWTSRTIRKAKKHRTVSVLLIAAALAILLSAGLGIRAWIVSRDKIRYATEFGQELKYLEQTLRHMYTSPLHDVRKEEAIAELRLKIIQERMKNDAEAALGPGHFAIGRGYLAMRRYAEAETNLQKAWNVYDYNVAEVAYSLGLAKAMLYRQELQSLERISNAEQREARKKEIDKSLRDPALRWLRQGEEAAGESGEYGEAVVAYLEKKYQEAQQKAFESLRKFPWLYEARKLIGDSYVAVGNLRRDEGKNDEAMTNYKKAQAAYAEASSKANSDAEVYLQNCGLQVEIMTLQTYQTGASRKQHMRRRRPHAVALPSRIRKWWMLSTVLLRLICGGPNLRFPKGKIRDLL; encoded by the coding sequence GTCATCAGCCATTCGAAGGACAGGTTGTAGAAGTTTTTATCAAGGTGATCGAAGAGGAGCCTGCCTCCGCTCGCAAACTGAATCCGGTTATTCCGGAAGTACTCAATACAATTCTTATGAAATGCCTGGAAAAGGAACGGTCCCACCGCTACGAATCAGCGAGAGCTCTGTCAGAAGATCTCGGCAGATTTCTGGATGGGGAACCGATCCTGGGAACTCCCGTTACATGGACTTCTCGCACGATCCGGAAAGCAAAAAAGCACCGGACGGTTTCGGTTCTATTGATTGCAGCGGCGCTTGCAATCCTTTTATCAGCAGGACTTGGAATCCGCGCCTGGATAGTTTCGCGCGATAAAATCCGTTATGCGACGGAGTTTGGTCAGGAGTTGAAATATCTGGAGCAAACGCTCCGCCATATGTACACCTCTCCTTTGCATGACGTTCGCAAAGAAGAAGCGATTGCGGAACTACGATTGAAAATCATCCAGGAACGCATGAAAAACGATGCGGAGGCTGCTCTGGGTCCGGGCCACTTTGCGATTGGTCGCGGCTATCTGGCAATGCGCAGGTATGCCGAAGCGGAAACAAATCTTCAAAAAGCATGGAATGTATACGACTACAACGTTGCTGAAGTCGCTTATTCGCTGGGACTCGCAAAGGCCATGTTGTACAGACAGGAGCTACAAAGCCTGGAAAGAATTTCAAACGCAGAGCAAAGAGAAGCACGCAAAAAAGAAATAGACAAGTCCCTTCGTGATCCAGCTTTGCGGTGGCTTCGGCAGGGAGAAGAGGCTGCAGGCGAATCCGGTGAATACGGAGAAGCGGTCGTTGCTTACCTGGAGAAGAAGTATCAGGAAGCGCAACAGAAAGCGTTCGAGAGTTTACGCAAGTTTCCGTGGTTATACGAAGCCAGAAAATTAATCGGCGATTCTTACGTTGCAGTAGGAAACCTGCGACGCGATGAAGGCAAGAATGATGAAGCAATGACAAACTACAAAAAGGCGCAAGCGGCATACGCAGAAGCGTCCAGCAAAGCGAACAGTGATGCTGAAGTTTATTTGCAGAACTGCGGGTTACAGGTGGAAATCATGACACTCCAAACGTATCAAACCGGCGCATCGCGGAAACAGCATATGAGGAGGCGCAGACCGCATGCAGTAGCGCTTCCATCGCGGATCCGGAAATGGTGGATGCTTTCAACGGTGCTGCTGCGGCTCATCTGCGGTGGGCCGAATCTCAGATTCCCAAAGGGCAAGATCCGCGATCTGCTTTAG
- a CDS encoding AbrB/MazE/SpoVT family DNA-binding domain-containing protein produces the protein MIKRLTLHGNSLALVIEKAILELLKIDKDTPLEIVTDGKNLIISPVKDANREKRIQSALTKINRRHSQTLRSLAK, from the coding sequence ATGATTAAGCGACTTACGTTACATGGAAACAGTCTGGCATTGGTAATTGAAAAGGCAATTCTGGAGCTTTTGAAGATTGACAAAGATACTCCACTTGAAATCGTCACCGACGGGAAGAACCTGATCATCTCACCGGTAAAGGATGCGAACAGGGAGAAAAGAATTCAGTCGGCCCTGACGAAGATCAATCGACGTCATTCGCAAACTTTGCGGTCGCTTGCGAAGTAG
- a CDS encoding type II toxin-antitoxin system death-on-curing family toxin gives MKTPVFLTLADAVEIHSNQIQIYGGVHGMRDIRLLESALAQPEGSFGGAWLHSDIYEMASAYTYHICMNHPFLDGNKRTALVAGLVFLELNGISLRDPKGILLDAMLEMASGSMSKRQFAEILRQLPVD, from the coding sequence GTGAAAACTCCGGTTTTTCTTACCCTGGCCGACGCCGTTGAAATCCATAGCAACCAGATCCAGATTTATGGCGGGGTCCATGGAATGAGAGACATCAGACTCCTGGAGTCTGCCCTGGCTCAACCGGAAGGAAGCTTTGGCGGTGCATGGCTCCACTCCGATATTTACGAAATGGCATCAGCGTACACGTATCACATTTGTATGAACCATCCGTTTCTGGATGGGAACAAGAGAACAGCTCTTGTCGCCGGTCTTGTATTCCTTGAACTCAACGGCATCTCTCTGAGAGATCCCAAAGGAATCCTGCTAGATGCCATGCTGGAAATGGCTTCAGGAAGTATGTCAAAAAGACAATTTGCGGAGATCCTTCGGCAACTGCCGGTCGATTAA
- a CDS encoding serine/threonine-protein kinase, producing MPGKIILRVTQGPIQGSIFTFVEHDTFIFGRSEDCHGRLSPDDSTASRHHFLLEANPPEARLRDLGSLNGTYVNGIKYGGRGKNDTPHQGGMRRFPEVDLKDADQIRVGDTVMRISVEFALCCCECGKEISEADQAQCEWVGGTHICPACKQKLATVNEPSRKQEIRRCDQCGKDVSAEIGKRRYGNYVCLNCRNKAEADPLALFLRMLAGKPEEETPHNIPGYEIVKMLGKGGMGAVYLAVRQSDGRNVALKLMLSRVAVDEKSRQQFLREIEITRQLRHTNIVELYDHGSAGTAFYFAMEYCPGGSLDSLIEKRGGKVSLLEAKPIMLSALEGLAFAHRGDFVHRDLKPQNILLDANGVAKISDFGLAKNFDKAGLSGLTATGTFGGTPGFLPREQLINYRFAKPISDVWSLGATFYCMLTGQLPRDFPPGRDPIEVILRGGIVPIRKRDPGIPKKLAEVIDHALQEQLNDRYATADVFLMELTLAI from the coding sequence ATGCCAGGCAAGATCATTTTGAGAGTCACTCAGGGACCCATTCAGGGAAGTATTTTTACCTTCGTTGAGCATGACACTTTTATCTTTGGCCGTTCCGAGGATTGTCACGGACGACTCTCGCCAGATGATTCGACGGCCTCCCGGCATCATTTCCTTCTTGAAGCGAATCCTCCGGAAGCCCGGCTTCGGGATCTAGGAAGTCTCAACGGAACCTACGTAAACGGTATCAAATACGGAGGAAGAGGGAAAAACGACACTCCCCATCAGGGAGGCATGAGAAGATTCCCTGAAGTAGATTTGAAAGACGCAGACCAGATTCGAGTTGGGGATACCGTGATGCGCATTTCAGTGGAGTTTGCTCTATGCTGTTGTGAGTGCGGAAAAGAAATTTCTGAAGCCGATCAGGCGCAATGCGAATGGGTTGGCGGCACGCACATCTGTCCTGCCTGCAAGCAAAAGCTTGCTACTGTAAACGAACCATCACGAAAACAGGAGATCAGGCGGTGCGATCAATGCGGGAAGGATGTTTCTGCAGAAATCGGAAAAAGGCGTTACGGAAACTATGTTTGCCTCAATTGCCGCAACAAAGCGGAAGCGGATCCTCTGGCGCTTTTCCTTAGAATGCTTGCTGGAAAACCGGAAGAGGAGACGCCTCACAACATACCCGGTTATGAGATTGTAAAGATGCTGGGAAAAGGTGGCATGGGAGCCGTCTATCTGGCCGTTCGCCAGAGCGATGGCCGGAACGTCGCTTTGAAACTGATGCTTTCCAGGGTGGCTGTCGATGAAAAATCGCGACAGCAGTTTCTGCGTGAGATCGAAATCACACGACAGTTAAGGCATACTAATATTGTAGAGCTTTACGATCATGGATCAGCCGGAACCGCTTTCTATTTTGCAATGGAATATTGTCCCGGAGGCAGTCTGGATAGTCTCATCGAAAAACGCGGTGGCAAGGTGTCATTACTGGAAGCAAAACCGATCATGCTTTCAGCGCTCGAGGGATTGGCGTTTGCGCACCGGGGAGACTTTGTCCACCGGGATTTGAAGCCACAGAATATTTTGCTGGATGCAAATGGCGTCGCAAAAATTTCTGACTTCGGACTCGCAAAAAACTTTGATAAAGCCGGGCTTTCCGGATTGACTGCAACAGGAACGTTCGGAGGGACTCCGGGTTTCCTGCCGCGGGAGCAGTTAATCAATTACAGATTTGCCAAACCGATCAGCGACGTTTGGAGTCTGGGCGCTACATTTTATTGCATGTTAACAGGACAGCTTCCACGCGACTTTCCTCCGGGCCGGGATCCAATCGAAGTCATCTTAAGGGGGGGAATCGTTCCCATCCGGAAAAGAGATCCGGGCATTCCAAAAAAACTCGCCGAAGTGATCGATCATGCTCTGCAAGAACAGTTGAATGATCGCTACGCAACCGCCGATGTATTCCTCATGGAACTGACCCTGGCAATTTAG